From the genome of Solidesulfovibrio carbinolicus, one region includes:
- a CDS encoding DUF362 domain-containing protein has translation MTTPPYLLRLRRAGDAAAVRRVLDDVLPDFAHVFPADKTAPILVKPNGNANMNALTGNTTDLRLLVALLGHLRDAGYTNVTVGEGTNSGFYRNKIGVMERLRLNAAAERFGYAAIDLNQAEGLPVPFENGVTALVARPALEAALVINLPKLKTHFEAGMSVCLKNLMGCLVGQENKKKTHQSLAANIVNLNLALRPALHIVDALVAMEGLGPTRGTPLRLDALVFGENPYLIDLACARLAGFPADKVRPLAEARRRGLASPDMDAFLDGLALPLLAGRPLAPPVAGPLATFIHHPKRQKYFLAIRNTPFFTWLAGTDWFGALLFKTGLRQDVFCRDELRLDALTLDAAACDDCGACRRFCPAGLDPKAVAASGDRSQCLACLYCLLVCPRRALTFHGEPGYLTEQLRQYDALVRELDGRQAHWQGEV, from the coding sequence ATGACGACGCCCCCCTATCTGCTGCGCCTGCGCCGGGCCGGCGACGCCGCCGCCGTGCGCCGTGTCCTTGACGACGTGCTGCCCGACTTCGCCCACGTCTTCCCGGCCGACAAGACCGCGCCTATCCTGGTCAAGCCCAACGGCAACGCCAACATGAACGCGCTGACCGGCAACACCACCGACCTGCGCCTGCTCGTCGCTTTGCTCGGCCATCTGCGCGACGCCGGCTACACAAACGTCACCGTGGGCGAAGGCACCAACAGCGGTTTTTACCGCAACAAGATCGGGGTCATGGAGCGCCTGCGCCTCAACGCCGCCGCAGAGCGCTTCGGCTACGCCGCCATCGACCTGAACCAGGCCGAAGGCCTGCCCGTGCCCTTCGAAAACGGCGTGACCGCCCTGGTCGCCCGGCCGGCCCTGGAAGCCGCCCTGGTCATCAATCTGCCCAAGCTCAAGACCCATTTCGAGGCCGGCATGTCCGTGTGCCTCAAAAACCTCATGGGCTGCCTGGTCGGCCAGGAAAACAAGAAAAAGACCCACCAGAGCCTGGCCGCCAACATCGTGAACTTAAACCTCGCCCTGCGCCCGGCCCTGCACATCGTGGACGCCCTGGTCGCCATGGAAGGCCTTGGCCCCACGCGCGGCACGCCGCTTCGCCTGGACGCCCTGGTTTTCGGCGAAAATCCCTATCTCATCGATCTGGCCTGCGCCCGGCTGGCCGGCTTTCCGGCCGACAAGGTCCGCCCTCTGGCCGAGGCACGCCGCCGGGGACTGGCCAGCCCGGACATGGACGCCTTCCTGGACGGCCTGGCCCTGCCGCTTCTGGCCGGCCGCCCCCTGGCCCCGCCCGTAGCCGGACCGCTGGCCACCTTCATCCACCACCCCAAGCGCCAAAAATACTTTCTCGCCATCCGCAACACGCCCTTTTTCACCTGGCTGGCCGGCACGGACTGGTTCGGCGCGCTGCTGTTTAAAACCGGCCTGCGCCAGGACGTCTTTTGCCGCGACGAACTGCGCCTGGACGCGCTCACCCTGGACGCGGCCGCCTGCGACGACTGCGGGGCCTGCCGCCGCTTCTGCCCGGCCGGTCTCGATCCCAAGGCCGTGGCCGCCTCCGGCGACCGTTCCCAGTGCCTGGCCTGCCTCTATTGCCTGCTCGTCTGCCCCCGCCGGGCGCTGACCTTCCACGGCGAACCCGGCTACCTGACCGAGCAACTGCGCCAATACGACGCCCTGGTGCGCGAACTGGACGGGAGGCAGGCGCATTGGCAGGGTGAAGTGTGA
- a CDS encoding [FeFe] hydrogenase, group A, with protein sequence MTMDQQFVTVEGRAIPIEGERNLLEIIRKAGIELPTFCYHSELSVYGACRLCLVEVAGRGVQGACSTPPEPGLDIKVNTPQLREIRKIAVELLLANHDLSCPSCFKSVDCKLMDVARRVGVTSVRFKPVQEKAPLDFSSPSIIRDPNKCVLCGDCVRMCSEIQGIGAIGFAHRGHQTAVLPAFGKGLGEGECVGCGQCANVCPTGALVPRSEMDEVLTALADPTKTVVAQVAPAVRVGLGECFASPAGDPVMGRMAAALKRLGFDAVYDTTFAADLTVIEEGQEFLTRAAAGEKLPQFTSCCPGWVQFAEQSFPELLPNLSSCRSPQQMFGSLVKEMLPEKQGIARKDLIVVSIMPCTAKKFEARRPEFAVDGSPDVDFVLTTQELARMIDGAGLRFNNLEPESLDMPFGFGTGAGVIFGASGGVTEAVLRFAAEKITGKTLASVDFAEVRGESGLREATLEVGGKTLRLAIVHGLANARAVAEQVVAGNSEYDLIEVMACPGGCIGGAGQPVPKDLADRKRRTKDLYQCDKTFPLHKAQDNMFVTECYDKFLGDVGGHKAHSLLHTHYQSRRRVSDETLVLLSGDPAQTKVRVRVCLGTSCHLRGAQDILTGMLKHIVENGLENAVDVRASFCFEQCAKGPTVEMDGEVMTHCTLDSVLAALDAHLRNPLPQPTKPSAGCGCGCGK encoded by the coding sequence ATGACCATGGACCAGCAATTCGTCACCGTCGAAGGCCGCGCCATCCCCATCGAGGGCGAGCGCAACCTTCTGGAAATCATCCGCAAAGCCGGCATCGAGCTGCCGACTTTTTGCTACCACTCCGAACTGTCCGTGTACGGGGCCTGCCGCCTGTGTCTGGTGGAAGTGGCCGGACGCGGCGTCCAGGGCGCCTGCTCCACCCCGCCCGAACCGGGCCTGGACATCAAGGTCAACACCCCGCAGCTGCGGGAAATCCGCAAGATCGCCGTGGAACTGCTTTTGGCCAACCACGACCTGAGCTGCCCCAGCTGCTTTAAAAGCGTGGACTGCAAGCTCATGGACGTGGCCCGGCGCGTAGGCGTGACCAGCGTGCGCTTCAAGCCCGTGCAGGAAAAAGCGCCGCTCGACTTTTCCTCGCCGTCGATCATCCGCGACCCCAACAAGTGCGTGCTGTGCGGCGACTGCGTGCGCATGTGCTCGGAGATCCAGGGCATCGGGGCCATCGGCTTTGCCCATCGCGGCCATCAGACCGCCGTGTTGCCGGCCTTTGGCAAGGGCCTGGGCGAAGGCGAGTGCGTGGGCTGCGGTCAGTGCGCCAACGTCTGCCCCACCGGGGCGCTGGTGCCGCGCAGCGAAATGGACGAAGTGCTCACCGCCCTGGCCGATCCCACCAAGACCGTCGTGGCCCAGGTGGCCCCGGCCGTGCGCGTGGGCCTGGGCGAGTGTTTCGCCAGCCCGGCCGGCGATCCGGTCATGGGCCGCATGGCCGCGGCGCTTAAGCGCCTGGGCTTCGACGCCGTCTACGACACCACCTTCGCCGCCGACCTCACCGTCATCGAGGAAGGGCAAGAGTTCCTCACCCGCGCCGCCGCCGGCGAGAAGCTGCCCCAGTTCACCTCCTGCTGTCCCGGCTGGGTGCAGTTTGCCGAGCAGTCCTTCCCGGAACTGCTCCCCAATCTGTCCTCCTGCCGCTCGCCCCAGCAGATGTTCGGCTCCCTGGTCAAGGAGATGCTGCCCGAAAAGCAGGGCATCGCCCGCAAGGACCTGATCGTGGTCTCCATCATGCCCTGCACGGCCAAGAAGTTCGAGGCGCGCCGGCCGGAATTCGCCGTGGACGGCTCCCCGGACGTGGACTTCGTCCTGACCACCCAGGAACTGGCCCGGATGATCGACGGGGCCGGCCTGCGGTTTAACAACCTTGAGCCCGAATCCCTGGACATGCCCTTTGGCTTCGGCACGGGCGCTGGCGTCATCTTCGGCGCGTCGGGCGGGGTCACCGAGGCGGTGCTGCGCTTTGCCGCCGAGAAGATCACCGGCAAGACCCTGGCTTCGGTCGATTTCGCCGAAGTGCGCGGCGAGTCCGGCCTTCGCGAGGCGACCCTGGAAGTGGGCGGCAAGACCCTGCGCCTGGCCATCGTCCATGGCCTGGCCAACGCCCGGGCCGTGGCCGAGCAGGTCGTGGCCGGCAACAGCGAATACGACCTCATCGAGGTCATGGCCTGCCCCGGCGGCTGCATCGGCGGCGCGGGCCAGCCCGTGCCCAAGGATCTGGCCGACCGCAAGCGCCGCACCAAAGACCTCTACCAGTGCGACAAGACCTTCCCGCTGCACAAGGCCCAGGACAACATGTTCGTCACCGAGTGTTACGACAAGTTCCTTGGCGACGTGGGCGGGCACAAGGCCCATTCCTTGCTCCACACCCACTACCAGAGCCGCCGCCGCGTCAGCGACGAGACCCTGGTGCTCCTTAGCGGCGATCCGGCCCAGACCAAGGTCCGGGTGCGGGTGTGCCTGGGCACGAGCTGCCACCTGCGCGGCGCTCAGGACATCCTGACCGGGATGCTCAAGCACATCGTGGAAAACGGCCTGGAAAACGCCGTGGACGTGCGGGCGTCGTTCTGCTTCGAGCAGTGCGCCAAGGGCCCCACCGTGGAGATGGACGGCGAAGTGATGACTCACTGCACCCTGGATAGCGTGCTGGCCGCCCTGGACGCGCACCTGCGCAATCCCCTGCCCCAGCCCACCAAGCCCAGCGCCGGCTGCGGTTGCGGCTGCGGCAAGTAG
- the rlmD gene encoding 23S rRNA (uracil(1939)-C(5))-methyltransferase RlmD, with product MNMQANDELELSVARLALGGRGVARLDGMVVFVDGALPGETVMAKVTQVKKGFAEAVAERIITPAPEAVEPHCPHFGVCGGCDWQRLDYPAQLFWKREQVAETLARLGGLPDVPVADTVASPEVYGYRNKMEFAFAGRLHLGLRERRNPARVLDIDTCPLMAPWAAEMVNAVRELCRETGLAAYDPRTGKGVWRHLVLRDSRHDGSRLAHIITGPSRAAGDAVHTLGKALLARFPELTGFVHSVRRAPTPVAHGERQSIVLGRGHLTEKMGQATLRVLPDAFAQTNTGAAQSLYEIVAREAGSDPVGTALDLYCGSGGLALNLAPAFAQVRGLDIDARSIESAKASAKLSEAPNCVFEAADAADALDDLAGDPPTVVVLDPPRAGAAPEVIAAILRTAPGRVVYVSCNPATLARDLKRLAEAYDVTSVTPVDLFPHTAHIEAVASLTLRG from the coding sequence ATGAACATGCAAGCAAACGACGAATTGGAATTGTCCGTCGCCCGCCTGGCCCTTGGCGGCCGGGGCGTGGCGCGCCTTGACGGCATGGTGGTTTTCGTGGACGGCGCGCTGCCCGGCGAGACCGTCATGGCCAAGGTCACCCAGGTGAAAAAAGGCTTTGCCGAGGCCGTGGCCGAGCGCATCATCACCCCCGCCCCCGAGGCTGTCGAACCCCATTGCCCCCACTTCGGCGTCTGCGGCGGCTGCGACTGGCAGCGCCTGGACTACCCGGCCCAGCTGTTCTGGAAACGCGAACAGGTGGCCGAAACACTCGCCCGCCTGGGCGGTCTGCCCGACGTCCCCGTGGCCGACACCGTGGCCTCGCCCGAGGTCTACGGCTACCGCAACAAGATGGAGTTCGCCTTTGCCGGCCGGCTCCACCTGGGCCTTCGCGAACGCCGCAACCCGGCCCGGGTGCTGGATATCGACACCTGTCCGCTCATGGCCCCCTGGGCGGCCGAGATGGTGAACGCCGTGCGCGAGCTGTGCCGCGAAACAGGCCTGGCCGCTTACGATCCCCGCACCGGCAAGGGCGTGTGGCGGCATCTGGTGCTGCGCGACTCCCGCCACGACGGTTCACGCCTGGCCCATATCATCACCGGCCCCTCCCGGGCCGCCGGCGACGCCGTCCACACCCTGGGCAAGGCCTTGCTGGCCCGGTTCCCGGAACTGACCGGCTTCGTCCATTCCGTGCGCCGCGCCCCCACCCCCGTGGCCCACGGGGAACGCCAATCCATCGTGCTCGGCCGGGGCCACCTCACCGAAAAAATGGGCCAGGCGACCCTTCGCGTCCTGCCCGACGCTTTCGCCCAGACCAACACCGGCGCTGCCCAAAGCCTTTACGAGATCGTCGCCCGCGAGGCCGGCAGCGACCCGGTCGGCACGGCCCTGGACCTCTACTGCGGCTCGGGCGGCCTGGCCCTGAACCTCGCCCCGGCGTTCGCCCAGGTGCGAGGGCTGGACATCGATGCGCGCTCCATCGAAAGCGCCAAGGCCTCGGCCAAGCTCTCGGAAGCGCCCAACTGCGTCTTCGAGGCCGCCGACGCGGCCGACGCCCTGGACGATCTGGCCGGCGATCCGCCCACCGTCGTGGTCCTCGACCCGCCCCGGGCCGGAGCCGCGCCCGAGGTCATCGCCGCCATCCTGCGGACAGCGCCGGGGCGCGTGGTCTACGTGTCCTGCAACCCGGCCACCCTGGCCCGGGATCTCAAACGCCTGGCCGAAGCCTACGACGTGACCAGCGTCACCCCCGTGGACCTCTTCCCCCACACGGCCCATATCGAAGCCGTGGCGAGTTTGACGCTACGGGGGTGA
- a CDS encoding sensor histidine kinase, with product MTRKHILAACLLFVALTLAIAGMGYRAKTDIEAVVTDQFNHQQLILAQQIAADIGDHFAFLRTCLDSLSLMWRERTASDGRPWLAMPAYYSIFAEWNVAALGVLAPGAATPVFYDASGREIDTAGLCPEACAEAFGDGAKLGQIKLTRVYAPQAGPLAGRRLMAMTMPLADEHGTVGGLVLVVDALAVAQRYAHNVRSGQTGYAWVLDDAGYFLDHHEAEFIGRESLDVRRQRDPSIDWSRLTWLIDKRVMAGQRGMDWYVSGWHRGEIGPVKKFVAFCPALLGGAEDPGNRWAVALAAPEDEVQGLIGRLMVREWAIVGLFEVVVFAMFVATVHLALRWSRRLREERDKAGRELLGAQEKLIRQARFAAIGEAAARLSHEIKNPLMLMGGFANQVRRHVPEDGADYEKLGIIESEAKRLETLLTEVRDFTRPAPPQIEPRDLAATVRESLAIMAGAMESRGIAVTTEIGEGLGAVPHDAARIKQVLLNLLKNAAEAMECGGALTVTAEIVDDRARLTVADTGGGIPEAMRERVFDPFCTTKESGTGLGLAVCQRIVEDHHGDIRFATSEAGTTFTVELPLALSCAV from the coding sequence ATGACCCGCAAGCACATCCTGGCCGCGTGCCTGTTGTTCGTGGCCCTGACCCTGGCCATCGCCGGCATGGGGTATCGGGCCAAGACGGACATCGAGGCCGTGGTCACGGACCAGTTCAACCACCAGCAGCTTATTCTGGCCCAGCAGATCGCCGCGGACATCGGCGATCACTTCGCGTTTTTACGCACCTGCCTGGACAGCCTGTCGCTTATGTGGCGTGAGCGCACGGCCTCCGACGGCCGGCCGTGGCTGGCCATGCCGGCTTATTACAGCATTTTTGCCGAATGGAACGTGGCGGCTCTTGGGGTCTTGGCCCCCGGGGCGGCGACGCCGGTCTTTTACGACGCTTCCGGCCGGGAGATCGACACGGCCGGGCTGTGTCCCGAAGCCTGCGCCGAGGCCTTTGGCGACGGCGCGAAGCTGGGGCAGATCAAGCTGACGCGCGTCTATGCGCCCCAGGCTGGCCCCCTGGCCGGGCGGCGGCTCATGGCCATGACCATGCCCCTGGCCGACGAACACGGGACCGTGGGCGGGCTGGTGCTGGTCGTGGACGCCCTGGCCGTGGCCCAACGCTACGCCCACAACGTGCGCTCGGGCCAGACCGGCTACGCCTGGGTCCTGGACGACGCCGGTTATTTTCTGGACCACCACGAGGCGGAATTCATCGGCCGGGAATCCCTGGACGTGCGCCGGCAGCGCGACCCGTCCATCGACTGGTCGCGGCTGACCTGGCTTATCGACAAACGGGTCATGGCCGGGCAGCGCGGCATGGACTGGTACGTTTCAGGCTGGCACCGGGGCGAGATCGGGCCGGTGAAAAAGTTCGTGGCCTTTTGTCCGGCGCTTCTTGGCGGGGCCGAGGACCCGGGCAACCGCTGGGCCGTGGCCCTGGCCGCGCCCGAGGACGAAGTACAGGGGCTCATCGGCCGGCTGATGGTGCGGGAGTGGGCCATTGTCGGGCTTTTCGAGGTGGTGGTTTTCGCCATGTTCGTGGCCACGGTGCATCTGGCCTTGCGCTGGTCGCGCCGGCTGCGCGAGGAGCGCGACAAGGCCGGGCGCGAACTCTTGGGCGCTCAGGAAAAACTCATCCGCCAAGCCCGGTTCGCGGCCATCGGCGAGGCGGCGGCGCGGCTTTCCCACGAGATCAAAAATCCGCTCATGCTCATGGGCGGCTTCGCCAACCAGGTGCGGCGGCATGTGCCGGAAGACGGCGCGGATTATGAAAAGCTCGGCATCATCGAATCCGAAGCCAAGCGGCTGGAGACGCTTTTGACCGAAGTGCGCGATTTTACCCGGCCGGCTCCGCCGCAGATCGAGCCGCGCGATTTGGCCGCCACGGTGCGCGAGTCGTTGGCGATCATGGCCGGGGCCATGGAGTCGCGCGGCATTGCCGTGACGACGGAGATCGGCGAGGGGCTTGGAGCCGTGCCCCACGACGCGGCGCGCATCAAACAGGTGCTGCTCAATTTGCTCAAGAACGCGGCCGAGGCCATGGAGTGCGGCGGCGCGCTCACGGTAACGGCGGAGATCGTCGATGACCGAGCCCGGCTGACGGTGGCCGACACCGGCGGCGGCATCCCCGAGGCCATGCGCGAGCGGGTGTTCGATCCTTTTTGCACCACCAAGGAATCCGGCACGGGCCTGGGGCTGGCCGTATGCCAGCGCATCGTCGAGGACCACCACGGCGACATCCGGTTTGCCACTTCCGAGGCCGGCACGACGTTCACCGTGGAGTTGCCGCTGGCCCTGTCCTGCGCCGTTTGA
- a CDS encoding NADH-quinone oxidoreductase subunit NuoE family protein: protein MEPCLAPALAETAKFEKLCGILDRYDRHPARLVPILQALQEEYRYLPQEVLSYVATSLRIPEANVFGVATFYAHFALEPKGKYVVRLCDGTACHVKQSIPILEALRARLDLTEAKATTPDMLFTVETVACLGACGLAPVLVINEDVYGQMTPQRAVDLIDAIRAKELQ from the coding sequence ATGGAGCCCTGTCTGGCCCCCGCCCTGGCCGAAACCGCCAAGTTCGAAAAACTGTGCGGCATCCTCGACCGCTACGACCGCCACCCCGCCCGGCTCGTGCCCATCCTCCAGGCCCTCCAGGAGGAGTACCGCTACCTGCCCCAGGAAGTGCTGTCCTACGTCGCCACCTCGCTGCGCATCCCCGAAGCCAACGTCTTTGGCGTGGCCACCTTCTACGCCCACTTCGCCCTGGAGCCCAAAGGCAAGTACGTCGTGCGCCTGTGCGACGGCACCGCCTGCCACGTCAAACAGTCCATCCCCATTCTGGAAGCCCTGCGCGCCCGCCTCGACCTCACCGAGGCCAAGGCCACCACGCCCGACATGCTCTTCACCGTCGAAACCGTGGCCTGCCTCGGCGCTTGCGGCCTGGCTCCGGTCCTGGTCATCAACGAGGACGTCTACGGCCAGATGACCCCCCAGCGCGCCGTGGACCTCATCGACGCCATCCGCGCCAAGGAGCTGCAATAA
- a CDS encoding NADH-ubiquinone oxidoreductase-F iron-sulfur binding region domain-containing protein gives MEGPILDPQHAAAPEAASGGRRVIVCAGTGCVANGSKKVLDALEKHMGEAGLDVVLEFRPEGHGDGVRVSHSGCQGFCQMGPLVTILPENILYTKVTADDVPEIVAETLVGGKVVERLLYVEPRTKEKCLGPDQIPFYQRQTRTVLKECGFIDPDDIREYVAHGGYAAARKAFADMDAKGVCDVVSQSGLRGRGGGGFPTGRKWEAARVQANPKKYVICNGDEGDPGAFMDRSLMEGNPHCVIEGMMIAARGIGADEGYIYVRAEYPLAVKRMRKAVADAEAAGYLGDNLFGSGQSFRLEVMEGAGAFVCGEETALIASIEGLRGMPSPKPPFPAQQGLWRKPTIINNVETLAQIPRIVSEGAAAYRALGTETSPGTKTFALTGHVSNTGLIEVPFGATLREVVLNIGGGVTDDRGFIDEKGFKAVQIGGPSGGCLTPDLLDLPLDFDSLRSVGAMVGSGGLVVMNQKTCMVSVARFFMEFTQRESCGKCVLCREGTKQLLALLDDVIEGRGTAETLALLETLGHAVQVGSLCGLGKTAPNPVLSTLKHFRKDYEEHVFEKRCSAGRCKALAMPTINAARCKGCRLCVKACPAGAITGEKKQPHVIDETLCIKCGACATACKFGAVEGI, from the coding sequence ATGGAAGGCCCCATCCTCGATCCCCAACACGCCGCCGCCCCCGAGGCCGCCTCGGGCGGTCGCCGCGTCATCGTCTGCGCCGGCACCGGCTGCGTGGCCAACGGCTCCAAGAAGGTCCTCGACGCCCTGGAAAAACACATGGGCGAGGCCGGCCTCGACGTGGTTTTAGAATTTCGGCCCGAAGGCCATGGCGACGGCGTGCGCGTCTCCCACAGCGGCTGCCAGGGCTTTTGCCAGATGGGACCGCTGGTCACCATCCTGCCCGAGAACATCCTTTATACCAAGGTCACCGCCGACGACGTCCCCGAAATCGTCGCCGAGACCCTGGTCGGCGGCAAGGTCGTCGAGCGCCTGCTCTACGTCGAGCCCCGCACCAAGGAAAAGTGCCTGGGCCCCGACCAGATTCCCTTCTACCAGCGCCAGACCCGCACAGTCCTTAAAGAGTGCGGCTTCATCGACCCCGACGACATCCGCGAATACGTGGCCCACGGCGGCTACGCCGCCGCCCGCAAGGCCTTCGCCGACATGGACGCCAAGGGCGTGTGCGACGTCGTCAGCCAGTCGGGCCTGCGCGGACGTGGGGGCGGAGGCTTCCCCACCGGCCGCAAGTGGGAAGCCGCCCGGGTCCAGGCCAACCCGAAAAAGTACGTCATCTGCAACGGCGACGAGGGCGATCCCGGCGCGTTCATGGACAGAAGCCTCATGGAAGGCAACCCCCACTGCGTCATCGAAGGCATGATGATCGCCGCCCGGGGTATCGGGGCCGACGAAGGCTACATCTACGTGCGGGCCGAATACCCCCTGGCCGTTAAGCGCATGCGCAAGGCCGTGGCCGACGCCGAAGCCGCCGGCTATCTCGGCGACAACCTCTTCGGCTCGGGCCAGTCCTTCCGCCTGGAAGTCATGGAAGGGGCCGGGGCCTTCGTGTGCGGCGAGGAAACCGCGCTTATCGCCTCCATCGAAGGCCTGCGCGGCATGCCCTCGCCCAAGCCGCCCTTCCCGGCCCAGCAAGGCCTGTGGCGCAAGCCCACCATCATCAACAACGTCGAGACCCTGGCCCAGATTCCCCGCATCGTAAGCGAAGGGGCCGCAGCCTACCGTGCGCTCGGCACCGAGACCTCGCCCGGCACCAAGACCTTTGCGCTCACCGGCCACGTCTCCAACACGGGCCTTATTGAAGTGCCCTTTGGCGCGACCCTGCGCGAAGTGGTGCTCAACATCGGCGGCGGCGTCACCGACGACCGGGGCTTTATTGACGAAAAGGGCTTCAAGGCCGTGCAGATCGGCGGCCCGTCCGGCGGCTGCCTGACCCCGGACCTGCTCGACCTGCCGCTGGACTTCGACTCCCTGCGCTCGGTGGGGGCCATGGTCGGCTCCGGGGGCCTGGTGGTCATGAACCAGAAGACCTGCATGGTCAGCGTGGCCCGGTTCTTCATGGAGTTCACCCAGCGCGAGAGCTGCGGCAAGTGCGTGCTGTGCCGTGAAGGCACCAAGCAGCTGCTGGCCCTTCTGGACGACGTCATCGAAGGACGCGGCACGGCCGAAACCCTCGCCCTGCTCGAAACCCTGGGCCACGCCGTCCAGGTCGGCTCCTTGTGCGGCCTGGGCAAGACCGCGCCCAACCCGGTGCTCTCGACGCTCAAGCACTTCCGCAAGGACTACGAAGAGCACGTCTTCGAGAAGCGTTGCAGCGCCGGCCGCTGCAAGGCCCTGGCCATGCCGACCATCAACGCCGCCCGCTGCAAGGGCTGCCGCCTGTGCGTCAAGGCCTGTCCGGCCGGAGCCATCACCGGCGAGAAGAAACAGCCCCACGTCATCGACGAAACCTTGTGCATCAAGTGCGGCGCCTGCGCCACGGCCTGCAAGTTCGGCGCGGTGGAGGGAATCTAG
- a CDS encoding methyl-accepting chemotaxis protein has product MRLTFTGKIIALLLFTVILLTLATSLTVHYYLSDGLNRMSQHEIDTKADAVDAMLKEASSEVKGVTYLLATRPDVAGAIVAKDKAALVKIAKDAQRELRIEFVTIADAEGKVVARGHSDQSGDSVKNQLNVQKALAGQGSVGLEEGTAVKFSLRAGYPVYQDGKIVGSVTTGINLSSSNAFVDDIKKVLGTECTIFYGDTRVATTIERDGKRAVGTRMDNPKVLETVLQKGGRFLNVNKILGQDYNTAYWPMYGADGKVAGMLFIGRDRASIDATERTILYSALTASTAVALIVMVVGFFTARGMTAPLRRVMDYARKVSRGDFDAVAEGRYSGETEELKNTLERMVVSLKAKIAEAEAMSREAGEEAKCAETAREEAEKARAMAEIAKREGMQEAAENLGVVIESIIAASNQLESQVEQVRTGADHQRDRLREVVEAIAQMTSTVLDVAKNASRAAQSADDTKAKASTGAEVVAESMRSIDRVNAVSADLKAAMSALGEQTQAIGRVMSVISDIADQTNLLALNAAIEAARAGEAGRGFAVVADEVRKLAEKTMTATKEVGQAVVSIQQSVTGNIHSVDKAAQAVTEATELAGKSGGVLREILALAEASAREVAGIAAAAEEQSAAAEEINRAMNEVSEVVETTSNGMHESAQAVHALADLSGDMDQIIVKLRNA; this is encoded by the coding sequence ATGCGGCTGACCTTCACCGGAAAGATCATTGCATTGTTGCTCTTTACCGTGATCCTGCTGACCTTGGCCACCTCGCTGACCGTCCATTATTACCTGTCCGACGGGCTCAACCGCATGAGCCAGCACGAGATCGACACCAAGGCCGACGCCGTCGATGCCATGCTCAAGGAGGCCAGCAGCGAGGTCAAGGGCGTCACCTACCTTCTGGCCACCCGGCCTGACGTGGCCGGCGCCATCGTGGCCAAGGACAAGGCCGCCCTGGTCAAGATCGCCAAGGACGCCCAGCGGGAGCTGCGCATCGAATTCGTCACCATCGCCGACGCCGAAGGCAAGGTGGTGGCCCGTGGGCACTCCGACCAGTCCGGCGATTCCGTCAAGAATCAGCTCAATGTCCAAAAGGCCCTGGCCGGCCAGGGATCGGTTGGCCTGGAAGAAGGCACGGCCGTCAAGTTTTCCCTGCGCGCCGGCTATCCCGTCTACCAGGACGGCAAGATCGTCGGTTCGGTGACCACCGGCATCAACCTGTCCTCCAGCAACGCCTTTGTCGACGACATCAAAAAGGTGCTCGGCACGGAATGCACCATTTTCTACGGCGACACCCGGGTGGCCACCACCATCGAACGCGACGGCAAGCGGGCTGTGGGCACCAGGATGGACAACCCGAAAGTGCTTGAGACCGTGCTCCAAAAGGGCGGACGTTTTCTCAACGTCAACAAGATCCTCGGCCAGGACTACAACACCGCCTACTGGCCCATGTACGGGGCTGACGGCAAGGTCGCCGGCATGCTCTTTATCGGCCGCGACCGGGCCAGCATCGACGCCACCGAGCGCACTATCCTCTATTCGGCCCTGACCGCTTCCACGGCGGTGGCGCTCATCGTCATGGTCGTCGGGTTCTTCACGGCCCGGGGCATGACCGCGCCGCTTCGCCGGGTGATGGATTACGCCCGCAAGGTGTCGCGCGGCGACTTCGACGCGGTGGCCGAGGGACGCTATTCCGGCGAAACCGAGGAACTCAAGAACACCCTGGAGCGCATGGTCGTCAGCCTCAAGGCCAAGATCGCCGAGGCCGAGGCCATGAGCCGCGAGGCCGGCGAAGAGGCCAAGTGCGCCGAGACCGCCCGGGAGGAAGCCGAAAAGGCCCGGGCCATGGCCGAGATCGCCAAGCGCGAGGGGATGCAGGAAGCCGCCGAGAATCTCGGCGTGGTCATCGAAAGCATCATTGCCGCCTCCAATCAGCTGGAATCCCAGGTGGAACAGGTCCGCACCGGGGCCGACCACCAGCGTGACCGGCTGCGCGAGGTCGTGGAAGCCATCGCCCAGATGACCTCCACGGTCCTGGACGTGGCCAAGAATGCCTCCCGGGCCGCCCAGTCCGCCGACGACACCAAGGCCAAGGCCTCCACCGGCGCGGAAGTGGTGGCGGAATCCATGCGCTCCATCGACCGGGTCAACGCCGTGTCGGCCGACCTCAAGGCGGCCATGAGCGCCCTTGGCGAGCAGACCCAGGCCATCGGTCGGGTCATGTCCGTCATCTCCGATATCGCCGACCAGACCAACTTGCTCGCTTTAAACGCCGCCATCGAGGCGGCCCGGGCCGGCGAGGCCGGGCGCGGCTTCGCGGTCGTTGCCGACGAGGTCCGCAAGCTGGCCGAAAAGACCATGACCGCCACCAAGGAAGTGGGCCAGGCCGTGGTCAGCATCCAGCAGTCGGTGACCGGCAACATCCACAGCGTGGACAAGGCGGCCCAGGCTGTGACCGAGGCCACGGAGCTGGCCGGCAAGTCCGGCGGGGTGTTGCGCGAGATTCTGGCCCTGGCCGAGGCCAGCGCCCGGGAAGTGGCCGGCATCGCCGCCGCCGCCGAAGAGCAGTCCGCCGCCGCCGAGGAGATCAACCGGGCCATGAACGAGGTCAGCGAGGTGGTGGAAACCACCAGCAACGGGATGCACGAGTCGGCCCAGGCCGTCCACGCCCTGGCCGACCTGTCCGGCGACATGGATCAGATCATCGTCAAGCTGCGCAACGCCTAA